Proteins found in one Pediococcus claussenii ATCC BAA-344 genomic segment:
- a CDS encoding helix-turn-helix domain-containing protein has product MNQSIFQLLGNVVSADFYLYEGNDIALISDNNAYNMKALVQEALKLRVPNYLTVIDLNNFYVVMIPIDHNQTLTMIPHINTTNIPVAYRDITKFITNIHSLSALAYQLITHHKNPQWKTHIKKVPTDIQRVSFPTNNEIGTYYVNEQLIFGAIKDFDFNRFNDALNTLTLTKHMGETFETNNYVRGEKDILIRFVALLINTVIKSGQVKVEDALKVQDDILGTIEFKKDQPPFTIWMKSLAIECFKRLNQIKSETTLSLAEQVALYIQNHVNQKLSLALLAKKFECSDSSLAHLFKEKYNVTVGAYINSHKVDAAKYMLTNSQISISEIAYTLAFNSPNYFMRVFKKTSGLTPMRYRKMHSQ; this is encoded by the coding sequence ATGAATCAGTCAATTTTTCAGCTACTTGGTAATGTTGTCTCAGCAGATTTCTACCTTTATGAAGGCAATGATATTGCTTTGATCTCTGATAACAATGCTTATAATATGAAAGCCTTAGTTCAAGAAGCACTTAAACTACGTGTTCCTAATTATCTTACTGTTATTGATTTAAACAACTTCTACGTTGTTATGATTCCTATTGATCATAATCAGACACTGACCATGATCCCACATATTAATACCACCAATATTCCAGTTGCTTATCGAGACATCACTAAATTTATAACTAATATTCATTCGCTAAGCGCGCTAGCTTATCAGTTAATTACTCATCATAAAAATCCTCAGTGGAAAACTCACATCAAGAAAGTCCCGACAGACATTCAACGCGTTAGTTTTCCAACTAATAATGAAATCGGAACTTATTATGTAAATGAGCAGTTAATCTTTGGAGCTATTAAAGATTTTGATTTTAACCGGTTTAACGATGCACTTAATACCCTAACTTTAACTAAGCATATGGGAGAGACCTTTGAAACAAATAATTACGTCCGTGGTGAAAAAGATATTTTAATCCGATTTGTTGCTTTGTTAATCAACACCGTCATTAAGAGTGGCCAAGTAAAAGTAGAAGATGCGCTCAAAGTACAAGATGATATCTTAGGCACAATTGAATTTAAAAAAGATCAACCGCCCTTCACTATTTGGATGAAGTCACTCGCAATTGAATGTTTTAAACGGTTAAATCAGATTAAATCTGAAACGACTTTATCCCTTGCTGAACAAGTTGCCTTATACATTCAAAATCACGTTAATCAAAAGTTATCATTAGCACTTCTGGCCAAAAAATTTGAATGTTCTGATAGTTCACTAGCCCATCTATTTAAGGAAAAATACAATGTCACTGTCGGCGCATATATTAATAGCCATAAGGTTGATGCTGCTAAATATATGCTGACAAATAGTCAAATCAGCATTTCTGAAATTGCTTATACGTTAGCATTTAACAGCCCAAATTATTTTATGAGGGTTTTTAAGAAAACTTCGGGACTGACACCCATGCGCTATAGGAAAATGCATAGCCAATGA
- a CDS encoding recombinase family protein, whose protein sequence is MKYGYARVSTTDQKLENQLEALKIAGADKIYQEKFTGTTTERPELTKLLQQLNSDDTLIVTKLDRFARNTREALDIIQDLFNREIKVNILNMGLIDNTPTGQLIFTIFSAFAQFERDMIVTRTQEGKAYAKRNDPHFREGRPQTYTDEQMRLAYQLRQQGMTYKMIARKTGISERTQQRRFKGLLNANNQKLYKMEFKSK, encoded by the coding sequence ATGAAATACGGTTATGCTCGCGTAAGTACCACCGATCAAAAATTAGAAAATCAACTTGAGGCACTAAAAATAGCAGGGGCAGACAAAATATATCAAGAGAAATTTACCGGAACTACTACAGAGCGACCAGAATTAACCAAATTATTGCAACAACTTAATTCAGACGATACCTTGATTGTAACCAAGTTAGACCGTTTTGCTAGGAATACCAGAGAAGCCCTTGATATAATCCAAGACCTATTTAACCGCGAGATTAAAGTTAATATTCTCAATATGGGCTTGATTGATAACACCCCTACTGGACAATTAATCTTTACGATTTTTAGTGCGTTTGCGCAGTTTGAACGTGATATGATCGTTACCCGAACACAAGAAGGCAAAGCATATGCTAAACGAAACGACCCACACTTTAGAGAGGGGCGGCCACAGACCTACACTGATGAACAAATGCGACTAGCCTATCAGCTGCGTCAACAAGGCATGACGTACAAAATGATTGCTAGAAAAACAGGTATTAGTGAGCGTACCCAACAAAGGCGCTTTAAGGGCTTACTGAATGCAAACAACCAAAAACTTTATAAAATGGAATTTAAAAGCAAATAA
- a CDS encoding ParA family protein, whose amino-acid sequence MKIITFTAIKGGVGKTTLTLNYGDWLAKHGKRVLLIDLDHQCNLTTVFEKTRRTNTIAEAFKEENAQKVAIDRVAPNLDLIAGFIDLDVLGSHLENNSNKEMMLFMWFKNNADSLRLTDYDYILIDTHPDFGTITKNAIAISNYLLSPITPSEHGYNAKFDLETRLEKFRKSLFDYRTGETYVDAKLFFVANMIRHNTSMSRDLLKHIENDETVATIIPERELFNKATARHASIFELASQDESVLKQNQKFIEQADQLFQQLANKTK is encoded by the coding sequence ATGAAGATTATTACTTTTACTGCCATCAAGGGCGGGGTTGGTAAAACAACTTTGACCTTGAATTATGGTGATTGGTTAGCCAAACATGGTAAAAGAGTTCTACTAATTGACTTAGACCATCAGTGCAATTTAACAACTGTTTTTGAAAAAACAAGGCGAACCAACACAATCGCTGAAGCGTTTAAGGAAGAAAACGCCCAAAAAGTTGCGATTGACCGGGTAGCACCTAACTTAGATTTAATCGCCGGTTTTATAGACCTCGATGTTCTAGGAAGTCATCTAGAAAACAACAGTAACAAAGAAATGATGTTGTTCATGTGGTTTAAAAACAACGCCGACTCATTAAGGTTGACTGACTACGACTATATCTTAATTGATACACACCCGGATTTCGGCACCATCACTAAAAATGCCATTGCTATAAGTAATTATCTACTTAGCCCCATCACCCCTAGTGAACATGGCTACAATGCTAAATTCGACTTGGAAACTCGCTTAGAAAAATTCAGAAAGTCACTTTTTGATTATCGAACTGGTGAAACCTATGTTGACGCAAAACTCTTTTTTGTTGCTAATATGATCAGACACAATACAAGCATGTCTCGTGATTTGCTAAAACATATAGAGAATGATGAAACGGTAGCAACTATAATCCCTGAAAGGGAACTATTTAATAAAGCTACTGCAAGACACGCCTCAATATTTGAGTTAGCTAGCCAGGATGAATCCGTTTTAAAACAAAACCAAAAATTCATTGAACAAGCTGACCAGCTTTTTCAACAATTAGCTAATAAAACTAAGTAA
- a CDS encoding ribbon-helix-helix domain-containing protein translates to MSLDTFNKKKDEEMRESYETTLKDGKKDNAVAFLKNISRKEVERKRSVTFSITESQLNKMDKAARQNGFKNRSEFLASIIDAI, encoded by the coding sequence ATGAGTCTAGATACATTCAACAAAAAAAAAGACGAAGAAATGCGCGAAAGTTACGAAACCACATTGAAAGATGGCAAGAAAGACAATGCCGTAGCTTTTTTGAAAAACATTAGTCGAAAAGAAGTAGAACGCAAACGCTCCGTGACCTTTTCAATTACCGAAAGTCAGCTTAACAAGATGGACAAAGCTGCTCGTCAAAACGGATTTAAAAATCGTTCAGAATTCTTAGCTTCAATCATAGATGCAATTTAG